A genomic stretch from Candidatus Nitrososphaera gargensis Ga9.2 includes:
- the thsB gene encoding thermosome subunit beta: MSSFQRGGDFSGQQQQQVPILVLKEGTTETKGKQAQRNNITAAKLIAELVKSALGPRGMDKMLVSPVGDVTITDDGATILKEVEIEHPAAKMMVEVAKSVDNEVGDGTTSAVVLAGALIDKAEELISKQVHPTVIVDGYQSAAEKAIEILREAAIDTGDDPASNKEWLYKVARTSMLSKLVSGESEQMAKLAVDAVVAAAEKLGGQYKLDADNIKVEKKAGGSLHDTRLVKGLVLDKEVVHGGMPKRIENAKIVLLNAPLEIEKTEMSAEIRISDPQQMQKFLEEEDRMLKSMVDKIKVAGANVVLCQKGIDDTAQHYLAKEGILAVRRVKESDVTKLARATGARIVTNIEDLTSDDLGNAELVEERKVETDKWVFIEGCKNPRSVSILVRGGSQRVVDEAERSVHDAIMAVKDVIEYPHVVAGGGAPEAFVSAKIRDWANSMSGRSQMAIQKFADAIETIPLVLAENAGMNPLDTQVELRSKISGKEIKYGIDVLGAKVADISRLNIYEPLAVKEQVINAATEAASMILRIDEVIAASKPKQSSSEPKSPQYGGGFDEQ, translated from the coding sequence ATGTCATCATTCCAAAGAGGAGGCGATTTTTCAGGACAGCAACAGCAGCAAGTGCCAATTCTTGTCCTAAAGGAAGGAACCACTGAAACAAAGGGTAAGCAAGCACAACGCAATAACATTACGGCAGCAAAGCTTATTGCAGAACTTGTAAAGAGTGCACTTGGTCCAAGGGGAATGGATAAGATGCTTGTCAGCCCAGTAGGCGATGTCACCATAACAGATGATGGAGCAACTATTTTAAAAGAAGTAGAGATCGAGCACCCAGCGGCAAAGATGATGGTTGAAGTAGCCAAGTCTGTTGATAATGAGGTTGGTGATGGAACTACATCAGCTGTAGTTCTTGCAGGCGCGCTGATTGATAAAGCAGAGGAGCTCATTTCAAAGCAGGTGCATCCGACTGTAATTGTAGATGGATACCAAAGTGCTGCTGAAAAGGCAATCGAGATTTTGAGAGAGGCTGCAATAGACACAGGTGATGATCCTGCAAGCAACAAAGAATGGCTTTACAAGGTAGCAAGAACATCGATGCTATCAAAGCTGGTTTCAGGCGAGTCTGAACAGATGGCAAAACTGGCTGTGGATGCTGTTGTTGCTGCCGCAGAAAAATTAGGTGGTCAGTACAAACTAGATGCCGATAACATCAAGGTTGAAAAGAAGGCTGGAGGCTCTTTGCACGATACAAGGCTTGTTAAAGGTCTTGTGCTTGACAAAGAAGTCGTGCACGGCGGCATGCCAAAGAGGATTGAGAACGCCAAGATAGTTCTACTCAATGCACCATTGGAGATAGAAAAGACAGAAATGAGCGCAGAGATCAGGATATCGGACCCACAGCAGATGCAAAAGTTCCTAGAAGAGGAGGACAGGATGTTGAAATCTATGGTGGACAAGATAAAGGTTGCTGGTGCAAACGTTGTGCTCTGCCAGAAGGGGATCGATGACACTGCACAGCACTACCTTGCAAAAGAAGGCATATTGGCTGTCAGACGAGTAAAAGAGTCAGACGTTACAAAGCTTGCCAGAGCGACAGGGGCTAGGATTGTAACAAATATTGAAGACCTCACGTCAGATGATCTTGGCAATGCGGAACTAGTAGAGGAAAGAAAAGTGGAAACTGACAAGTGGGTCTTTATTGAAGGCTGCAAGAATCCCCGGTCTGTCTCTATTCTTGTACGCGGAGGCTCTCAAAGGGTAGTTGATGAGGCAGAGCGCTCGGTGCATGACGCCATTATGGCTGTCAAAGACGTTATCGAGTACCCCCATGTTGTAGCTGGAGGTGGAGCCCCTGAAGCATTCGTATCTGCAAAGATAAGGGACTGGGCCAATTCCATGTCTGGCAGATCACAGATGGCCATCCAAAAGTTCGCTGATGCGATAGAAACTATACCTCTGGTATTGGCTGAAAATGCAGGAATGAATCCGTTGGACACACAGGTTGAACTTAGGTCAAAAATCTCTGGAAAGGAAATAAAGTATGGCATAGACGTGCTAGGAGCAAAAGTTGCAGACATATCAAGGCTGAACATCTACGAGCCACTTGCAGTCAAGGAGCAGGTTATCAATGCAGCTACAGAAGCAGCTAGTATGATTCTCAGAATTGACGAAGTAATTGCAGCATCAAAACCAAAGCAATCCTCGTCGGAACCTAAGAGTCCGCAATATGGGGGAGGCTTTGATGAGCAATAA
- a CDS encoding nucleoside hydrolase gives MSGKKIIIMDVDTGIDDAIAIIVALQSPNIEIIGITSVHGNVSSKKAALNTLGILQAVGRQQHANKIPVIQGALRPLSSGKKLVHTEHIHGKSGLGDIKLEYDESLLRRDGAPHFISQTLKNYRKGEVSLIATGPLTNVAKAIAADPSIVDSLSGIYVMGGAYGLASKDVYGNITPYAEFNFYCDPAAAQIVMDSGAKMNVVGLDTTKRYLVDDTFVARLLRSRKNKAAKITSSLLHYPIERFGKFDLPDVFAVAMLERPDMFEFKKGRIEVVKEGPLQGHSRFIEEAERANNSKTFVVSRIVSERHFDDYLFSRLGSNHYFF, from the coding sequence ATGTCTGGTAAAAAAATCATAATCATGGATGTGGACACAGGGATAGACGACGCCATAGCAATAATTGTTGCTTTGCAGTCTCCCAATATTGAGATTATTGGAATTACCTCTGTCCACGGTAATGTATCATCAAAGAAAGCGGCGCTAAACACACTTGGAATACTTCAGGCGGTGGGCAGGCAACAACATGCCAACAAGATACCCGTGATTCAGGGAGCGCTAAGACCTCTCTCCTCTGGGAAAAAATTAGTTCATACAGAGCATATCCATGGAAAAAGCGGGTTAGGTGACATCAAGCTCGAATATGACGAATCTCTTCTAAGACGTGATGGTGCACCGCACTTTATCTCCCAAACTCTGAAAAATTACAGAAAAGGAGAGGTTTCGCTAATCGCAACAGGTCCTCTTACCAATGTTGCCAAGGCAATAGCCGCGGATCCTTCCATAGTCGATTCTCTTTCAGGCATATACGTGATGGGTGGCGCATATGGTCTGGCAAGCAAGGATGTTTATGGGAACATAACTCCATATGCAGAATTCAACTTTTACTGCGATCCGGCCGCCGCACAAATCGTAATGGATTCTGGAGCCAAAATGAATGTTGTAGGTTTGGATACGACAAAAAGATATCTTGTGGACGACACATTCGTAGCAAGACTACTTCGATCTAGGAAGAACAAGGCAGCAAAGATAACCAGTTCATTGCTACATTATCCCATTGAAAGATTTGGAAAGTTCGATCTGCCAGACGTATTTGCAGTTGCCATGCTTGAAAGGCCAGATATGTTTGAATTCAAAAAAGGGAGGATCGAAGTTGTGAAAGAAGGTCCGCTGCAGGGACATTCACGATTTATTGAAGAAGCAGAAAGGGCGAACAATAGCAAAACTTTTGTCGTCAGCAGGATAGTAAGTGAAAGGCATTTTGACGACTATCTTTTTTCTAGGCTAGGATCCAATCATTACTTCTTTTAA
- a CDS encoding PfkB family carbohydrate kinase yields MPSMLVCGAINWDTIVFVDELPKAGQEIHAREIISVPGGKGANTAVAAARILGAYQVQILGMLGLDDLAERHNAILKREGIDTSCLLRHKEAGSGQAYVIVDKKGENMILTYKAANQMIAPDVINNRMMQDAIKQVSTIVIIDPPLDVASALLEQGRQNDNKTLIWSPSLLTSHGLSALYEHMKLIDWITLNEQEARALTGSSTTAIDGMRACVMLSKKLGGGKRVVVTLGRKGCILCWNEKKALIPSLDLAQFGLKPVSSVGAGDTLLGALSAFKIKGFDDIESLFMANVAAALKTTKQETRGSPNYDEIKNMMDDKRVRTLFSQIVIEVQ; encoded by the coding sequence ATGCCAAGTATGCTCGTGTGCGGAGCAATAAACTGGGATACCATAGTATTCGTAGATGAGCTGCCAAAGGCGGGTCAGGAGATACATGCAAGAGAGATTATCTCTGTCCCCGGGGGCAAGGGCGCAAATACTGCAGTTGCCGCAGCCAGAATTTTGGGTGCTTACCAAGTTCAGATTTTGGGCATGCTTGGTCTAGACGATCTAGCCGAGAGGCATAATGCTATCCTCAAACGCGAAGGGATTGACACATCCTGCCTATTGAGACACAAGGAGGCCGGCTCTGGTCAGGCGTACGTCATAGTGGATAAAAAGGGCGAGAATATGATCTTGACATACAAAGCAGCAAACCAGATGATAGCGCCTGATGTCATAAACAATCGTATGATGCAGGATGCGATCAAGCAGGTGAGCACCATTGTTATTATAGATCCGCCACTTGATGTTGCCTCTGCTCTTTTAGAGCAGGGCCGGCAAAATGACAATAAGACTCTGATCTGGTCGCCTTCGCTGCTTACAAGTCATGGATTGTCGGCCCTCTATGAACATATGAAATTGATAGACTGGATTACACTAAATGAACAAGAGGCCAGAGCACTGACAGGATCATCTACTACCGCAATAGACGGTATGCGGGCATGTGTGATGCTATCCAAAAAGCTTGGCGGTGGCAAAAGAGTTGTTGTTACATTGGGAAGAAAAGGTTGCATATTATGCTGGAATGAAAAGAAGGCGCTAATACCAAGTTTGGACCTTGCTCAGTTTGGCCTGAAGCCAGTTAGCAGCGTTGGTGCTGGCGATACGCTTCTAGGCGCTCTGAGCGCGTTTAAGATCAAAGGATTTGATGATATTGAGTCATTATTTATGGCAAATGTAGCTGCGGCATTAAAAACGACCAAGCAAGAAACCAGAGGAAGCCCAAATTATGATGAGATAAAGAATATGATGGATGATAAACGAGTTCGTACACTGTTTAGCCAGATCGTGATTGAGGTACAGTGA
- a CDS encoding 4Fe-4S dicluster domain-containing protein, which yields MPIDSEFPKNHQVIGKHKHSDGEHYHFVWGPGRSTEAAENENVKAAYQARGEELVPLGVHGTMIAVDWDSCIADGSCIEACPVQVFQWYRTENDVPAAQMANATSAGTGSMVKEERKDYTDKSDPIREHDCIWCMACVSVCPPQAVKVDQSNLEFHEKAAGTFDESLAKGGQPPPHASHA from the coding sequence GTGCCTATCGATTCTGAATTCCCAAAGAATCATCAAGTCATTGGCAAGCATAAACATTCCGATGGAGAGCATTATCATTTTGTATGGGGACCAGGAAGAAGCACCGAAGCAGCAGAGAATGAAAATGTGAAAGCAGCCTACCAAGCTAGAGGCGAAGAGCTAGTACCATTAGGAGTGCATGGCACCATGATTGCAGTTGACTGGGATTCCTGCATAGCAGATGGTAGTTGCATAGAAGCATGCCCTGTTCAGGTCTTCCAATGGTACAGAACAGAAAATGATGTTCCCGCAGCACAGATGGCCAATGCCACTAGTGCCGGTACAGGCAGTATGGTCAAAGAAGAGCGAAAAGATTACACAGACAAATCAGACCCAATAAGGGAACATGATTGCATATGGTGCATGGCATGCGTCTCTGTCTGCCCGCCACAGGCTGTCAAGGTAGACCAGTCGAATCTAGAGTTCCATGAAAAAGCTGCCGGGACGTTTGATGAATCTCTGGCAAAAGGAGGACAGCCACCACCGCATGCATCACATGCCTAG
- a CDS encoding winged helix-turn-helix domain-containing protein, translated as MKYRSRIDIVAQMLEAANNGGATKSKIMYKAFLSYGQLKDYLTIMNEKGLLDYDKKEQLYRTTEKGRKLLKLCNKIEHFTHEQEVAELPRM; from the coding sequence ATGAAATATAGAAGCAGAATTGACATTGTTGCGCAGATGTTAGAAGCTGCAAACAATGGCGGCGCTACTAAGAGCAAGATAATGTACAAGGCTTTTCTGTCTTATGGACAATTAAAAGATTACTTAACGATAATGAATGAAAAAGGTCTGCTTGACTATGACAAAAAGGAACAGTTGTACAGGACAACCGAGAAGGGTCGCAAGCTCCTGAAACTGTGCAACAAGATTGAACACTTTACCCATGAGCAGGAAGTCGCCGAATTGCCACGTATGTAA
- a CDS encoding response regulator gives MVLDDESELVTLFSTMLKKNGYDVAGFTSPIEASEDFKFNHDRYALVISDIRMHQMNGFEIVRNVRSVDDKIKVILMTAFEVQKQEFEKVFPKTKVDEFIEKPIPLSKLVQIVSKYAGTMQPH, from the coding sequence ATGGTGCTAGATGATGAATCTGAACTGGTGACGCTATTTAGCACCATGCTAAAGAAGAACGGATACGACGTGGCTGGCTTTACTAGCCCAATTGAAGCATCAGAGGATTTTAAATTCAACCATGATAGATATGCACTTGTAATATCTGATATTCGTATGCACCAAATGAATGGGTTTGAAATTGTAAGAAATGTCCGAAGTGTAGACGACAAGATCAAAGTGATTTTAATGACTGCCTTTGAAGTGCAGAAGCAAGAGTTTGAGAAGGTCTTTCCAAAAACAAAAGTTGATGAATTTATTGAAAAGCCGATTCCCTTGTCCAAGTTGGTGCAGATAGTGTCAAAATACGCTGGTACGATGCAGCCACATTAG
- a CDS encoding C2H2-type zinc finger protein has translation MDASQAEPRHECRVCGRMFKTLEDLMMHNREAHVGCTTATTTGQAM, from the coding sequence ATGGACGCAAGTCAAGCCGAACCACGCCATGAATGCAGAGTATGTGGCCGAATGTTCAAGACGCTTGAAGACCTTATGATGCATAATCGAGAGGCTCACGTAGGATGCACAACAGCCACAACGACAGGGCAGGCAATGTAA
- a CDS encoding pyridoxamine 5'-phosphate oxidase family protein: MSSSTTSMLKLEDKDVQFLNSMNVARLATIDNERNAPHVVPIIYAFDNKNSKFYLTTFKGTKKLRNMQQNKSISIVVDEYSKSAKKGIMFRGRAEVINPNTNEFRHAVKLLTDKLAYYKKNPISPDKSEVISIALISNSKWELPPD, encoded by the coding sequence ATGTCTTCATCAACAACTTCAATGCTTAAGCTAGAAGACAAAGATGTACAATTTCTAAATTCAATGAATGTAGCAAGACTTGCAACTATTGATAATGAAAGAAATGCACCACATGTGGTTCCAATAATCTATGCCTTCGATAATAAGAATAGTAAGTTCTATCTTACTACATTTAAGGGAACTAAAAAGCTCCGCAACATGCAGCAAAATAAGTCAATATCAATAGTCGTTGATGAGTATTCTAAATCTGCAAAGAAAGGGATAATGTTCAGAGGTAGAGCGGAGGTGATAAACCCTAACACAAATGAATTTCGGCATGCGGTTAAACTGCTTACCGACAAACTAGCATACTACAAAAAGAATCCAATCAGTCCAGACAAGTCAGAAGTAATTAGCATAGCACTGATTTCAAACAGCAAATGGGAGCTGCCTCCAGACTAG
- a CDS encoding winged helix-turn-helix domain-containing protein, which yields MRNRQKDEIMRDILYSAQGGAGITKIMFHAYLTHGQAKEYTQLLIKSGLLEQDLETGSLRQFRTTPKGIEYLGAVERMSDMLAIETRRAAKPDDASPLSLL from the coding sequence ATGCGGAACCGGCAAAAAGATGAAATCATGAGGGATATCCTGTACAGTGCGCAGGGCGGAGCTGGCATCACCAAGATAATGTTCCATGCGTACCTAACCCACGGTCAGGCCAAGGAGTATACGCAGCTGCTGATAAAAAGCGGCCTGCTCGAGCAGGATCTCGAGACAGGATCGCTCAGGCAGTTCCGCACTACGCCAAAGGGCATCGAGTATCTGGGTGCCGTCGAAAGGATGTCCGATATGCTGGCGATAGAGACCCGGCGTGCCGCAAAGCCTGATGATGCTTCTCCCCTATCTCTACTTTAG
- a CDS encoding uroporphyrinogen-III synthase, which translates to MPGLLKNKIIAITRSERDAKEFSELVSKQGGRPIALPTIEIVPKEAEVGQEFLEKLRKEKHDYCAFMSPQAVSVLFDLAGNEAVLSALKSTTVIAVGPKTKEVLQERGVKVGLVPEKFSSAGLVELLSSSIKEPAGKKIIIPRSGAANEYASEALGRLGIKVDEVLLYNVRTSATITPVWHEFASLLRQKKVDAIIFTSASNVSSFFEIMGIVSAASGSLLQLDELTKVVSIGPFTSRELEKRQIKCFQAEEHTVMGALKLATQIV; encoded by the coding sequence ATGCCGGGGCTGCTAAAAAACAAGATCATTGCAATCACCAGAAGTGAGCGCGACGCAAAAGAATTTTCAGAGCTGGTGAGCAAACAGGGAGGCAGGCCAATAGCGCTCCCAACCATAGAGATAGTGCCCAAGGAGGCAGAGGTTGGACAAGAATTCCTAGAAAAGTTACGAAAGGAAAAACACGACTATTGCGCGTTCATGAGCCCTCAGGCGGTGAGCGTGCTCTTTGACCTTGCAGGCAATGAAGCGGTGCTGTCGGCGCTCAAGTCCACCACGGTAATAGCAGTCGGACCAAAGACAAAAGAGGTCTTGCAAGAGCGGGGCGTAAAGGTCGGGCTCGTGCCAGAAAAATTCTCGTCGGCTGGGCTTGTCGAACTCTTGTCGTCGTCGATAAAAGAGCCTGCTGGGAAAAAGATAATCATCCCCCGGAGCGGCGCTGCAAACGAGTATGCCTCAGAGGCGCTTGGCCGCCTTGGGATTAAAGTCGACGAAGTCCTGCTCTACAACGTGCGCACAAGCGCTACCATAACGCCGGTCTGGCATGAATTTGCCAGTCTTTTGCGGCAGAAAAAGGTGGACGCGATCATTTTCACGAGTGCTTCAAACGTCAGCTCGTTCTTTGAGATAATGGGCATAGTGTCAGCCGCCTCAGGTAGTCTTCTGCAGCTAGACGAGCTCACTAAGGTGGTATCGATAGGCCCTTTTACAAGCAGGGAGCTGGAGAAGAGGCAGATCAAATGCTTTCAAGCGGAGGAGCACACAGTCATGGGCGCGCTCAAGCTTGCAACGCAGATCGTGTAA
- the cobA gene encoding uroporphyrinogen-III C-methyltransferase gives MMEKKGKVFICGAGPGDPKLITLRAMELLKTCDVVLYDRLVGKEIIDQIPAGAKKIYVGRTVGDPTTHQDRTNELMVKYAKKGKSVLRLKGGDPFIFGRGAEEAEHLIRHGIKFEIIPGITSAIASPAYAGIPLTHRRYSSSVAIVTGHEGAEKDELAVRWDKLAGAVDTIVVLMGIGQLDQISRDLTRAGMKKSTKVAIVASGTTEKQKVVRGTLGTIAGIAKKADIKPPAVIVIGKVAGLENLEWFR, from the coding sequence ATGATGGAAAAAAAAGGCAAGGTGTTTATCTGCGGTGCAGGCCCGGGCGACCCCAAGCTCATAACGCTGCGGGCAATGGAGCTTTTGAAGACGTGCGACGTTGTTTTGTATGACAGGCTGGTCGGCAAGGAGATAATCGACCAGATCCCTGCAGGAGCGAAGAAGATTTATGTTGGAAGGACTGTCGGCGACCCGACCACGCATCAGGACAGAACAAACGAGCTTATGGTCAAATACGCGAAAAAAGGCAAGAGTGTCCTTCGGCTCAAAGGAGGTGACCCGTTCATATTTGGACGCGGCGCTGAGGAGGCAGAGCACCTCATCAGACATGGAATAAAATTTGAGATAATACCAGGCATCACGTCGGCGATAGCGTCGCCGGCTTATGCCGGCATCCCGCTAACCCATCGCAGGTATTCCTCCTCAGTCGCCATAGTCACGGGGCACGAAGGCGCAGAAAAGGACGAGCTTGCTGTCAGGTGGGACAAGCTGGCAGGCGCAGTCGACACGATCGTCGTCCTGATGGGAATAGGCCAGCTGGATCAGATTTCACGCGATCTGACAAGGGCAGGCATGAAAAAGAGCACCAAAGTGGCGATCGTCGCAAGTGGCACGACCGAGAAGCAGAAGGTGGTCAGGGGCACGCTTGGCACCATTGCAGGCATTGCCAAAAAGGCAGACATCAAGCCGCCGGCAGTGATCGTGATAGGCAAGGTTGCCGGCCTTGAAAACCTAGAGTGGTTCAGGTGA
- the hemC gene encoding hydroxymethylbilane synthase, with product MKKSIWVGTRGSRLAIAQTEIALAALRRAHPGVRFEVVTISTKGDVDKRPLFTMDEKGIFEKEVNEAVKKGEADFAVHSLKDIPSDLSEELVVACIPKRASPNDVLVNDKGQKLKELAPGSVIGTSSLRRAVQLTKYRPDLNVMPIRGNVETRVKKVISGEYGAVVLAEAGLTRIGMKDVIVERFSIRDFVPAPGQGAIAIVCRRDDKALIRMLGQIEDSRSRAEVLAERALIKKVEGGCRFPLGAVAVTNGDKITLYASVFSADGSRNIKVKKVGKASEPEKLGDKVAGMLVKQGAMEMAEGWRRAVDEWNRKL from the coding sequence ATGAAGAAGTCGATTTGGGTTGGCACCAGGGGCAGCAGGCTTGCAATAGCCCAGACAGAGATAGCGCTTGCTGCATTGCGCAGGGCCCATCCGGGCGTGCGCTTTGAAGTTGTTACGATAAGCACCAAGGGCGATGTGGACAAGCGACCCCTCTTTACCATGGACGAAAAGGGGATCTTTGAAAAAGAGGTGAACGAAGCTGTCAAGAAAGGCGAGGCAGACTTTGCTGTCCACAGCCTCAAGGACATACCCTCCGACCTATCAGAGGAGCTGGTGGTGGCGTGCATCCCAAAGAGGGCAAGCCCAAACGACGTGCTCGTCAACGACAAGGGCCAAAAGCTCAAAGAGCTTGCTCCCGGCTCGGTCATTGGCACGAGCAGCCTCCGGCGTGCGGTGCAGCTGACCAAGTACAGGCCGGACCTCAATGTCATGCCGATAAGGGGCAATGTCGAGACGAGAGTAAAAAAGGTGATTAGCGGCGAGTATGGGGCGGTGGTTCTTGCAGAGGCAGGTCTGACCCGCATCGGCATGAAAGACGTAATAGTCGAGCGCTTTAGCATCAGAGACTTTGTCCCGGCACCGGGCCAAGGAGCGATAGCGATCGTGTGCAGGCGCGATGACAAGGCCCTCATTAGGATGCTTGGGCAGATAGAGGACTCGCGCTCTCGCGCCGAAGTGCTGGCAGAGCGGGCTCTGATAAAAAAGGTTGAAGGCGGCTGCAGGTTTCCTCTGGGTGCGGTGGCCGTGACCAACGGCGACAAGATCACGCTCTATGCAAGTGTATTTTCTGCAGACGGCTCGCGCAACATCAAGGTGAAAAAGGTTGGCAAGGCTAGCGAGCCGGAAAAGCTGGGCGATAAAGTCGCCGGCATGCTGGTCAAGCAAGGCGCGATGGAGATGGCAGAGGGCTGGCGCAGGGCTGTAGACGAGTGGAACAGGAAATTATGA